A stretch of Nonomuraea africana DNA encodes these proteins:
- a CDS encoding amino acid transporter, with the protein MHVTLGVAGLARVDQPAAVRERSLRTWLLKGLQRQAPGSAGPHHEESPAHQHSWWQVMCLTGVDYFSTLGYQPGIAALAAGALSPIATMLLVALTLFGALPTYRAVAKESPHGLGSLSMLERLLPGWRGKLLVLFLLGFVATAFIVTITLSAADATAHLLHNPFVPEFLAGWQVPVTLVLIAGLGGVFLVGFSEAISIAIVLVAAYLVLNAVVVAVALRQVFTEQALISDWQSVLTSQHSSPIAMIAVSLYVMPKLALGLSGFETGVAVMPLVKGDLTERITGARKLLTTAALIMSVFLITSSFATAVLIPPAEFAEGGAANGRALAYLAHAYLGDWFGTAYDLSTIAILWFAGASALAGLLNIVPRYLPRYGMAPDWSRAVRPMVLVFTAISFVITVFFGAEVESQGGAYATGVLTLILSAAVAVTLSAWNGGRTRAALSFGVITLIFAYATIANIIERPDGLVIALLFVLAIVITSLISRATRSTELRVTRISLDDLARQYINQCGDLRLIANEPHARDHKEYVDKAREAFELHRLRTGEGLLFLEVSVPDASEFAGELRVVGEDRHGFRVLRMESTTVANAIAALLLYLRDQTGKTPHVYFHWAAEGNPIGALLRYLVFGGGDIPPLTREVLRQAEPDADRRPVVHVG; encoded by the coding sequence GTGCACGTGACGTTGGGGGTGGCCGGCTTGGCCAGGGTGGATCAGCCCGCTGCCGTACGGGAGCGGTCGCTGCGGACATGGTTGCTGAAGGGCCTGCAGCGGCAGGCACCTGGCAGCGCGGGCCCGCACCACGAGGAGTCGCCGGCCCATCAGCACTCCTGGTGGCAGGTGATGTGCCTGACCGGCGTCGACTACTTCTCCACCCTGGGCTACCAGCCCGGCATCGCGGCCCTGGCCGCGGGAGCGCTCAGCCCGATCGCCACGATGCTGCTGGTGGCGCTGACCCTCTTCGGCGCGCTGCCGACCTACCGGGCGGTGGCCAAGGAGAGCCCCCACGGGCTCGGTTCACTGTCGATGCTCGAGCGGCTGCTGCCCGGCTGGCGCGGCAAGCTGCTGGTGCTGTTCCTGCTCGGCTTCGTGGCCACCGCCTTCATCGTGACCATCACCCTGTCGGCCGCCGACGCCACCGCCCACCTGCTGCACAACCCGTTCGTGCCGGAGTTCCTCGCCGGGTGGCAGGTGCCCGTCACCCTGGTGCTGATCGCCGGCCTGGGCGGGGTGTTCCTGGTCGGGTTCAGCGAGGCGATCTCGATCGCCATCGTCCTGGTGGCCGCCTACCTCGTCCTGAACGCGGTCGTGGTCGCCGTCGCGCTGCGGCAGGTGTTCACCGAGCAGGCGCTGATCAGCGACTGGCAGTCGGTCCTGACCAGCCAGCACTCGAGCCCGATCGCGATGATCGCCGTCTCGCTGTACGTGATGCCCAAGCTCGCCCTCGGCCTGTCCGGTTTCGAGACGGGCGTGGCGGTGATGCCCCTGGTCAAGGGCGACCTCACCGAGCGGATCACCGGCGCGCGCAAGCTGCTGACCACCGCCGCGCTCATCATGAGCGTCTTCCTGATCACCTCCAGCTTCGCCACCGCCGTCCTCATCCCACCCGCGGAGTTCGCCGAGGGCGGCGCGGCCAACGGCCGCGCGCTGGCCTACCTCGCCCACGCCTACCTGGGCGACTGGTTCGGCACCGCCTACGACCTGTCCACCATCGCCATCCTGTGGTTCGCCGGCGCCTCCGCGCTGGCGGGCCTGCTCAACATCGTGCCCCGCTATCTGCCGAGGTACGGCATGGCGCCGGACTGGTCGCGCGCCGTCCGGCCGATGGTCCTGGTCTTCACCGCCATCTCCTTCGTCATCACCGTCTTCTTCGGCGCGGAGGTGGAGTCCCAGGGCGGCGCCTACGCCACCGGCGTCCTGACCCTGATCCTGTCGGCGGCCGTCGCGGTCACCCTGTCGGCGTGGAACGGCGGCCGCACCCGCGCCGCGCTCTCCTTCGGCGTCATCACGCTGATCTTCGCGTACGCCACCATCGCCAACATCATCGAACGCCCCGACGGACTGGTCATCGCCCTGCTGTTCGTCCTGGCCATCGTGATCACCTCGCTGATCTCCCGCGCCACCCGCTCCACCGAGCTGCGCGTCACCCGCATCTCCCTGGACGACCTGGCCCGCCAGTACATCAACCAGTGCGGCGACCTCCGTCTCATCGCCAACGAGCCGCACGCGCGCGACCACAAGGAGTACGTCGACAAGGCCCGCGAGGCCTTCGAACTGCACCGCCTGCGCACCGGCGAAGGGCTGCTCTTCCTGGAGGTGAGCGTTCCCGACGCCTCCGAGTTCGCCGGCGAGCTGCGCGTCGTGGGCGAGGACCGCCACGGCTTCCGCGTCCTGCGCATGGAGAGCACCACGGTCGCCAACGCCATCGCCGCCCTGCTGCTGTACCTGCGCGACCAGACCGGCAAGACACCGCACGTCTACTTCCACTGGGCGGCCGAGGGCAACCCCATCGGGGCGCTGCTGCGCTACCTGGTCTTCGGCGGCGGCGACATCCCGCCCCTCACCCGCGAGGTGCTCCGCCAGGCCGAACCAGACGCCGACCGCCGCCCCGTCGTCCACGTCGGCTGA
- a CDS encoding M28 family peptidase: MKSRILAVAAALALAATLTPTASAASLRLAAPDIPLANVKAHLSQLQSIASSNGGNRAHGRPGYLASANYVKAQLDAAGFQTTLQSFTYNGATGYNVLADWPGGNPDDVLMVGAHLDSVTAGPGINDNGSGSAAILETALEVSRQALRPTKHLRFAWWGAEELGLRGSSFYVTNLAATERAKIKGYLNFDMVGSPNAGYFVYDGDNSDGVGAGPGPAGSAELERTLQDYFASIGVPTRGTDFDGRSDYGPFISRGIPAGGTFTGAEGIKSSAQAQLWGGTAGQAFDPCYHRACDTASNINDTALDRNADAVAHAVWTLGTAVPPEIVWSDDFETATGWTANPNGTDTATTGLWERGDPEATTSSGTKQLGTTVSGVNDLVTGRLAGSSAGAYDLDGGLSSIQSPPITLPSSGVLRVSFSWYLAHGSNASGADLFRVKVVGSPTGTVFQQLGAASDRDGGWAASTADISAYAGQTVRILIEAADASGASLVEAGVDDVKITRQ, translated from the coding sequence ATGAAGTCCCGCATCCTTGCCGTGGCCGCCGCGCTCGCGCTGGCCGCGACCCTCACCCCGACCGCTTCGGCGGCCTCCTTACGGCTGGCGGCACCGGACATCCCGCTGGCCAACGTCAAGGCCCACCTCAGCCAACTGCAGTCCATCGCCTCCAGCAACGGCGGCAACCGCGCCCACGGCCGTCCCGGCTACCTGGCCTCGGCCAACTACGTCAAAGCCCAGCTCGACGCGGCCGGCTTCCAGACCACGCTGCAGTCGTTCACCTACAACGGCGCGACGGGCTACAACGTCCTCGCCGACTGGCCCGGCGGCAACCCGGACGACGTCCTCATGGTCGGCGCCCACCTCGACAGTGTGACGGCTGGGCCGGGCATCAACGACAACGGCTCGGGCAGCGCCGCGATCCTGGAGACGGCGCTCGAGGTGTCACGGCAGGCGTTGCGGCCCACCAAGCACCTGCGGTTCGCCTGGTGGGGCGCGGAGGAGCTGGGCCTGCGCGGCTCCTCGTTCTACGTCACCAACCTGGCGGCCACCGAGCGCGCCAAGATCAAGGGCTACCTGAACTTCGACATGGTCGGCTCGCCCAACGCCGGCTACTTCGTCTACGACGGCGACAACTCCGACGGCGTCGGGGCGGGCCCCGGCCCGGCAGGCTCGGCCGAGCTGGAGCGGACGCTGCAGGACTACTTCGCCTCGATCGGCGTGCCGACCAGGGGCACCGACTTCGACGGCCGCTCGGACTACGGGCCGTTCATCTCGCGCGGCATCCCCGCGGGCGGCACCTTCACCGGCGCCGAGGGCATCAAGTCCAGCGCCCAGGCCCAGCTCTGGGGCGGAACCGCGGGGCAGGCCTTCGACCCCTGCTACCACCGCGCGTGCGACACCGCGAGCAACATCAACGACACGGCGCTGGACCGCAACGCCGACGCGGTGGCCCACGCCGTCTGGACGCTCGGCACCGCCGTACCGCCGGAGATCGTCTGGTCGGACGACTTCGAGACCGCCACGGGCTGGACCGCCAACCCGAACGGCACCGACACCGCCACCACCGGGCTCTGGGAGCGCGGTGACCCCGAGGCCACAACCTCCAGCGGGACCAAGCAGCTCGGCACGACGGTGAGCGGCGTCAACGACCTGGTCACGGGACGGCTGGCAGGCTCGAGCGCAGGAGCGTACGACCTCGACGGCGGGCTCTCCTCGATCCAGTCGCCGCCCATCACGCTGCCGTCCAGTGGCGTGCTGAGGGTGTCGTTCTCGTGGTACCTGGCGCACGGCAGCAACGCCTCCGGCGCCGACCTCTTCAGGGTGAAGGTCGTGGGCAGCCCGACCGGCACGGTGTTCCAGCAGCTGGGAGCCGCCTCGGATCGTGACGGCGGGTGGGCGGCGTCCACCGCCGACATCTCGGCGTACGCGGGACAGACCGTCCGCATCCTGATCGAGGCCGCCGACGCCTCGGGGGCGAGCCTGGTGGAGGCGGGCGTCGACGACGTCAAGATAACCCGCCAGTGA
- a CDS encoding RNA polymerase sigma factor gives MAVPPDLADPPDLRVHFEEIFNAHFAEIHRYIARRLSDDTADDLAAEVFLAAYRGGYDASRGGVRPWLFGIATHLISRHRRTEIRRWKALSRTAERSEHSHEDAALARVAAGELVGPLAGALAALNRGDRDVVLLSVLGGLSHAEVAAALKIPAGTVASRLNRARKQLRKALGDVNPLEETHG, from the coding sequence ATGGCCGTTCCACCTGACCTGGCCGACCCGCCCGACCTCCGGGTCCACTTCGAGGAGATCTTCAACGCGCACTTCGCCGAGATCCACCGCTACATCGCCAGGCGGCTGTCCGACGACACCGCCGACGACCTGGCCGCCGAGGTGTTCCTGGCGGCCTACCGGGGCGGGTACGACGCCTCGCGCGGCGGGGTCCGGCCGTGGCTGTTCGGCATCGCCACCCACCTCATTTCGCGGCACCGCCGTACCGAGATCCGCAGGTGGAAGGCGCTCAGCCGGACGGCCGAGCGCTCGGAGCACAGCCACGAGGACGCCGCGCTGGCCCGCGTGGCGGCGGGCGAGCTGGTCGGCCCGCTGGCGGGGGCGCTGGCCGCGCTCAACCGCGGGGACCGGGACGTGGTGCTGCTGAGCGTCCTCGGCGGCCTCAGCCACGCCGAGGTCGCCGCCGCCCTGAAGATCCCCGCGGGGACGGTCGCCTCCAGGCTCAACCGGGCCCGCAAGCAGCTCCGCAAGGCACTCGGCGACGTGAACCCCCTGGAGGAGACCCATGGATGA
- a CDS encoding DNRLRE domain-containing protein, with product MSIPTATPLRRAALGLGAATLLIGATTLDAVAAVDPVQQALSQAAASGAAVQVASLTDENSTTVANPDGSFTTSITSGPSNAQRDGTWVPIDTSLVAEGGVLKPRASRAKVEVSAGGDDVLAKLTDDQGRVFSLQWPTPLPAPVVKDNVATFANAAGPGADLVVTVIPTGFRHDVILRERPTEPLELRIPVRTQGLTLSETANGKLELSGENGQQVASAAQPVMWDSRGHGKPRGDSIKKIDTQVETQNGTSVLVLKPDTAYLSDPKTVYPVTVDPTITLPIVTDTDVATSWASHPGDPMIIAGTMPWENGQGGDIMRSLLKFNTDNLKGKRVIWATLKAWNLETNECGLKVGSGLTAERITSAWDETNLNWDNKPTTTSRGAFTTYEGRGRTWTEGCARGAGYLQWPVTTMARDWAAGAANHGIQLRSADEKETTNWRAFAASENKDASVKPPTLSVTYWR from the coding sequence TTGAGCATTCCTACGGCCACGCCCCTTCGCCGAGCAGCGCTCGGGCTCGGAGCGGCCACCCTTCTCATCGGCGCCACGACCCTTGACGCCGTGGCCGCCGTCGACCCGGTGCAGCAGGCCCTCTCGCAGGCCGCCGCCTCGGGTGCGGCGGTCCAGGTCGCCAGCCTGACCGATGAGAACAGCACCACCGTCGCCAACCCCGACGGCAGCTTCACCACCTCCATCACCTCCGGACCGTCGAACGCCCAGCGCGACGGCACGTGGGTGCCCATCGACACCAGCCTCGTCGCCGAAGGCGGGGTGCTGAAGCCCCGCGCCTCCCGCGCGAAGGTCGAGGTCTCCGCCGGGGGCGACGACGTCCTGGCCAAGCTGACCGACGACCAGGGCCGGGTGTTCTCGCTGCAGTGGCCGACGCCGCTGCCCGCGCCCGTCGTCAAGGACAACGTCGCGACGTTCGCCAACGCCGCGGGACCCGGCGCCGACCTGGTCGTCACCGTGATCCCGACCGGCTTCCGCCACGACGTCATCCTGCGCGAGCGTCCCACGGAGCCGCTGGAGCTGCGCATCCCCGTGCGGACGCAGGGCCTGACGCTGTCCGAGACGGCCAACGGCAAGCTGGAGCTGTCCGGCGAGAACGGCCAGCAGGTCGCCTCCGCCGCGCAGCCCGTCATGTGGGACTCCCGTGGTCACGGCAAGCCGCGCGGCGACTCGATCAAGAAGATCGACACCCAGGTCGAGACGCAGAACGGCACCTCGGTGCTCGTGCTCAAGCCGGACACCGCGTACCTGTCGGACCCGAAGACCGTCTACCCGGTCACCGTCGACCCCACGATCACCCTGCCGATCGTCACCGACACCGACGTCGCCACCTCCTGGGCCTCGCACCCCGGAGACCCGATGATCATCGCGGGCACCATGCCGTGGGAGAACGGCCAGGGCGGCGACATCATGCGCAGCCTGCTGAAGTTCAACACCGACAACCTCAAGGGCAAGCGCGTCATCTGGGCCACCCTCAAGGCGTGGAACCTGGAGACCAACGAGTGCGGCCTCAAGGTGGGCTCCGGGCTCACCGCCGAGCGCATCACCAGCGCCTGGGACGAGACCAACCTCAACTGGGACAACAAGCCCACCACCACGAGCAGGGGCGCGTTCACCACCTACGAGGGCCGCGGCCGTACCTGGACCGAGGGGTGCGCCCGTGGCGCCGGCTACCTGCAGTGGCCGGTCACCACGATGGCGAGGGACTGGGCCGCCGGCGCCGCCAACCACGGCATCCAGCTGCGCAGCGCCGACGAGAAGGAGACCACCAACTGGCGCGCCTTCGCCGCGTCGGAGAACAAGGACGCCTCGGTCAAGCCCCCGACCCTGAGCGTCACCTACTGGCGCTGA
- a CDS encoding M28 family metallopeptidase, with protein sequence MRLSFRKAVAMAAVLALPLSAAAPADATPVDDVFAQLLVKQVKGANVKKHLDAFQSIATANGGNRAAGTSGYDASRDYVADKLRKAGYKVTLQPINFVESWAENSPPVLGSYVPNEDFFTFQPSPAGDVTAQVQGVDLTLPPAPTPSSTSGCEMSDFSGFVAGRIALIQRGTCPFATKVRNAGFAGASGIIVFNEGQPGRTEAFPLDIGEWRAGVPMVFADFAVGNALAATPGATIRLKVDANLVLGTDENVIAESRFGDPDNVVMVGAHLDSVPEGPGINDNGSGTAAILETALQMKVFPVRNKVRFAFWAAEEIGLLGSDQYVEKLSQAERDRIKLYLNFDMVASPNYAYKLYDGDDSDNTGAPEGPPGSAEIERQLKAFFTSRSLPTVGTDFDGRSDYGPFIAIGIPSGGIFTGAEQPKTAEEAALFGGTAGVAYDVCYHQACDTIANVNATALDVNADAIADSVARYSFDTGDLPDRTAEATARAAVRAATGSAAS encoded by the coding sequence ATGCGTCTGTCCTTCCGTAAGGCCGTCGCCATGGCCGCGGTCCTCGCCTTACCCCTCTCGGCCGCCGCCCCCGCCGACGCCACCCCCGTCGACGACGTCTTCGCCCAGCTGCTGGTCAAGCAGGTCAAGGGCGCGAACGTCAAGAAACATCTGGACGCGTTCCAGTCCATCGCCACCGCCAACGGCGGCAACCGCGCAGCCGGGACGTCCGGCTACGACGCCTCCCGCGACTACGTGGCGGACAAGCTGCGCAAGGCCGGATACAAGGTCACGCTCCAGCCGATCAACTTCGTCGAGAGCTGGGCCGAGAACTCCCCGCCGGTGCTGGGCTCCTACGTGCCGAACGAGGACTTCTTCACCTTCCAGCCCTCCCCCGCGGGCGACGTCACCGCCCAGGTGCAGGGCGTGGACCTGACGCTGCCGCCCGCGCCGACGCCGAGCTCGACCAGTGGCTGCGAGATGTCCGACTTCTCGGGCTTCGTGGCGGGGCGGATCGCGCTCATCCAGCGCGGTACCTGCCCGTTCGCCACCAAGGTCCGCAACGCGGGCTTCGCGGGCGCGTCCGGGATCATCGTCTTCAACGAGGGGCAGCCCGGCAGGACCGAGGCGTTCCCGCTCGACATCGGCGAGTGGCGCGCGGGGGTCCCGATGGTCTTCGCCGACTTCGCCGTCGGCAACGCGCTGGCCGCCACGCCCGGCGCCACCATCCGGCTCAAGGTCGACGCCAACCTCGTGCTCGGCACCGATGAGAACGTGATCGCCGAGAGCCGGTTCGGCGACCCGGACAACGTCGTGATGGTCGGCGCGCACCTCGACAGCGTGCCCGAGGGCCCCGGCATCAACGACAACGGCTCGGGAACCGCCGCCATCCTGGAGACGGCCCTGCAGATGAAGGTCTTCCCGGTGCGCAACAAGGTGCGCTTCGCCTTCTGGGCCGCGGAGGAGATCGGCCTGCTCGGCTCGGACCAGTACGTCGAGAAGCTGTCCCAGGCCGAGCGCGACCGGATCAAGCTCTACCTGAACTTCGACATGGTGGCCTCGCCCAACTACGCCTACAAGCTGTACGACGGCGACGACTCCGACAACACCGGCGCCCCTGAAGGGCCGCCCGGATCGGCCGAGATCGAGCGGCAGCTGAAGGCCTTCTTCACCAGCCGTAGCCTGCCCACCGTCGGCACCGACTTCGACGGCCGCTCCGACTACGGCCCGTTCATCGCGATCGGCATCCCCTCGGGCGGCATCTTCACCGGCGCCGAGCAGCCCAAGACCGCCGAGGAGGCGGCCCTGTTCGGCGGTACGGCCGGCGTCGCCTACGACGTCTGCTACCACCAGGCCTGCGACACCATCGCCAACGTCAACGCGACCGCGCTGGACGTCAACGCCGACGCGATCGCCGACTCCGTCGCCCGCTACTCCTTCGACACGGGCGACCTGCCCGACAGGACGGCCGAGGCGACGGCCCGCGCCGCCGTACGGGCGGCCACGGGCAGCGCCGCGAGCTGA
- a CDS encoding inositol monophosphatase family protein, with the protein MSIRSAGSDAELAVTAAQAGAAVVRGMYGAPLMRFEKSAGDFATAADLEAEKVILDVIRTARPDDAVTGEESGRAGADGAERMWLVDPLCGTLNYAVRNMLVAVNVALRVGSDITAAASADPFTAEVFWTDGERAYVRSDGVDEELMPSPDSRLVDVNLDPPFPSEPGFRAVRLLADTEFVQRFRPRVVSTTLAVAWVAAGRRAAYVTDGHLRDSVHFASGIALCQAAGCLVTGLDGRPLHTGGGGLVVAADEETHTALLQMISRQVTLVELTASSTAEGRPSRVVGAAGEASG; encoded by the coding sequence ATGTCGATCAGGAGCGCAGGAAGCGATGCGGAATTGGCCGTGACCGCAGCGCAGGCGGGAGCCGCCGTGGTGCGCGGCATGTACGGGGCGCCGCTGATGCGGTTCGAGAAGTCCGCCGGTGACTTCGCCACAGCCGCTGATCTCGAAGCGGAGAAGGTCATCCTTGATGTCATTCGAACCGCACGGCCAGATGATGCGGTGACGGGCGAGGAGAGCGGACGCGCGGGCGCGGACGGCGCGGAGCGCATGTGGCTGGTCGATCCCTTGTGCGGCACGCTGAACTACGCCGTACGGAACATGCTGGTCGCCGTGAACGTCGCGCTGCGTGTGGGGTCTGACATCACGGCGGCGGCATCAGCCGACCCGTTCACCGCAGAGGTGTTCTGGACGGACGGTGAACGCGCCTATGTCCGGAGCGACGGCGTGGACGAGGAACTCATGCCGTCGCCCGACTCGCGGCTGGTGGATGTCAACCTGGATCCACCGTTCCCCAGCGAACCGGGCTTCCGGGCGGTTCGCCTGCTCGCCGACACCGAATTCGTCCAGCGGTTCCGGCCACGTGTCGTCTCCACCACCCTGGCCGTGGCCTGGGTCGCCGCCGGCCGTCGAGCCGCATACGTCACCGATGGCCATCTCCGCGACAGCGTGCACTTCGCCAGCGGAATCGCCCTGTGCCAAGCCGCCGGCTGCCTGGTGACCGGCCTCGACGGCCGACCACTGCACACCGGTGGAGGCGGGCTGGTCGTGGCGGCCGACGAGGAGACGCACACGGCATTGCTGCAGATGATCAGCAGGCAGGTGACACTGGTGGAGCTCACGGCAAGCTCGACGGCTGAGGGTCGGCCTTCACGCGTGGTTGGCGCGGCAGGCGAGGCCAGTGGATGA
- a CDS encoding CU044_5270 family protein → MNEIKQFRSATPVITREAADAARARLLLAMHEPTPEPVRRRAPRVPRLAWRLVVAAAAALALVAGLEVVQGAGRPDTVTVANAQELGERAAQSAETDPYAAYDVTPSPGQWLYVKGTIAPLLNEPHPEVDRDSRMTLETWHSLDGKQTALDDGEGKLVIHEAGPGITAADLAKSPVTPEGSLARIEAVVDATPASPFDEGASRQQRVFQAISQLMSEQALPPEVRAALFRALPMIDGVTVKQDAVDAAGRHGVAFAYTGQWQRSEIVVSSDDYRFLGTYGEAIADRTFPSDKVGTVRAGTPLTWTAQLETQIVDKPGHRP, encoded by the coding sequence ATGAACGAGATCAAGCAGTTCCGCTCCGCCACCCCGGTGATCACTCGCGAGGCGGCGGACGCGGCCCGCGCCCGCCTGCTGCTGGCGATGCACGAGCCCACTCCCGAGCCGGTACGGCGGCGCGCGCCACGTGTGCCGCGCCTCGCGTGGCGGCTCGTGGTCGCCGCCGCGGCGGCCCTGGCACTCGTCGCGGGCCTGGAGGTGGTCCAGGGTGCCGGCCGGCCGGACACGGTCACCGTCGCCAACGCCCAAGAGCTGGGAGAACGAGCCGCCCAGAGCGCCGAGACGGACCCCTACGCCGCCTACGACGTCACCCCTTCGCCCGGTCAATGGCTGTACGTGAAGGGGACGATCGCTCCGCTGCTCAACGAGCCGCACCCGGAGGTCGATCGCGACAGCCGCATGACCCTCGAGACGTGGCACAGCCTGGACGGCAAGCAGACCGCGCTGGACGACGGGGAGGGCAAGCTCGTCATTCACGAGGCCGGCCCCGGCATCACCGCCGCCGACCTGGCCAAGAGCCCCGTCACTCCGGAGGGGTCGCTGGCCAGGATCGAGGCGGTCGTCGACGCCACCCCCGCGTCGCCGTTCGACGAGGGCGCGAGCAGGCAACAGCGGGTCTTCCAGGCGATCTCCCAGCTCATGAGCGAGCAGGCGCTCCCGCCTGAGGTACGGGCCGCGCTGTTCCGCGCGCTCCCGATGATCGACGGCGTCACGGTCAAGCAGGACGCCGTCGACGCGGCCGGCCGCCACGGCGTGGCGTTCGCCTACACCGGCCAGTGGCAGCGCTCGGAGATCGTCGTCAGCTCGGACGACTACCGGTTCCTGGGAACGTACGGCGAGGCCATCGCCGACAGAACCTTCCCCAGCGACAAGGTCGGCACGGTCAGGGCAGGCACGCCCCTCACATGGACCGCCCAGCTGGAGACCCAGATCGTCGACAAGCCCGGCCACCGCCCATGA
- the speB gene encoding agmatinase, with amino-acid sequence MARYGTQFGPDLTFLGVERCDWQDPSTYADADVVILGAPFDGGTSHRPGTRFGPQFIRQSCYLPQDGSRPSLAMRVDGLRDLKVYDAGDVEMYSGDAERSVRDLQHAVHTVTSNGAIPLTLGGDHTIAWPDAAGVAQHLGQGRVSMIHFDAHADTGNITFGSLIGHGQPMRRLIESGALRGDRFLQIGLRGYWPEPDTLNWMAEQGMRSYEMSEIVARGLEECLTEAFAIATDECDGVFLSVDIDVCDPGHAPGTGTPEPGGLTARQLLDSVRRIAYELPVVGADVVEVSPPYDQADITSFLANRVVLETLTGIARRRRDLADGTRWDPRLPLLADRPDHRPASGD; translated from the coding sequence ATGGCACGCTACGGAACTCAGTTCGGTCCTGACCTCACCTTCCTCGGCGTGGAGCGGTGTGACTGGCAGGATCCCTCGACGTACGCCGACGCCGACGTGGTCATTCTCGGCGCGCCGTTCGACGGGGGCACCTCCCACCGGCCCGGCACCCGGTTCGGCCCGCAGTTCATCCGGCAGAGCTGCTATCTGCCGCAGGACGGGTCGCGGCCGTCGCTGGCGATGCGGGTCGACGGGCTGCGCGATCTGAAGGTGTACGACGCGGGCGACGTCGAGATGTACTCGGGCGACGCCGAGCGCTCGGTGCGCGACCTCCAGCACGCGGTCCACACCGTGACGTCGAACGGGGCGATCCCGCTGACCCTCGGCGGCGACCACACCATCGCGTGGCCCGACGCCGCGGGGGTGGCCCAGCATCTCGGGCAGGGCCGCGTGTCGATGATCCACTTCGACGCGCACGCCGACACAGGGAACATCACGTTCGGCTCCCTGATCGGGCACGGCCAGCCGATGCGGCGGCTGATCGAGTCGGGCGCGCTCCGCGGTGACCGGTTCCTGCAGATCGGGCTGCGCGGGTACTGGCCCGAGCCCGACACGCTGAACTGGATGGCCGAGCAGGGGATGCGCTCCTACGAGATGAGCGAGATCGTCGCGAGAGGGCTCGAGGAGTGCCTGACCGAGGCCTTCGCCATCGCCACCGACGAGTGCGACGGAGTCTTCCTGTCCGTGGACATCGACGTGTGCGACCCGGGACACGCCCCGGGCACCGGCACCCCCGAGCCCGGTGGGCTGACCGCCCGTCAGCTGCTGGACTCCGTCCGTCGCATCGCCTACGAGCTGCCCGTGGTCGGCGCCGACGTGGTCGAGGTGTCCCCGCCGTACGACCAGGCCGACATCACGTCCTTCCTGGCCAACAGGGTCGTGCTGGAGACGCTGACGGGCATCGCGCGGCGCCGCCGTGACCTGGCGGACGGCACCCGCTGGGACCCGAGGCTTCCCCTGCTCGCGGACCGGCCCGACCACAGGCCCGCGAGCGGCGACTGA
- a CDS encoding RNA polymerase sigma factor: MTQPQPVETLEADDAELIRRSHDDPEQFAGLFDRYIQQIHRYVARRLGTQAADDIAAETFLTAFRRRASYDLTRRLARPWLYGIATTLIARHRHDEERFLRALSRTGTDPLPEPMADAVVGRVAAQEEDRRLAGALAGLSKGDRDVLLLVAWGELAYEEVASALGVPIGTVRSRLHRARKKARAALGGDDPTREAS; the protein is encoded by the coding sequence ATGACACAACCGCAACCGGTGGAGACGCTAGAGGCGGACGACGCCGAGCTCATCCGCCGGTCACACGACGACCCCGAGCAGTTCGCGGGGTTGTTCGACCGCTACATCCAGCAGATCCACCGCTATGTGGCCAGACGGCTCGGCACCCAGGCGGCCGACGACATCGCCGCTGAGACGTTCCTGACCGCCTTCCGCCGCCGCGCGTCCTACGACCTCACGCGGCGGCTGGCAAGGCCATGGCTGTACGGCATCGCGACCACCCTCATCGCCAGGCACCGGCACGACGAGGAGCGGTTCCTGCGCGCGCTGAGCCGTACCGGCACGGACCCGCTGCCCGAGCCGATGGCCGACGCGGTGGTCGGCCGCGTCGCGGCGCAGGAGGAGGACCGCCGTCTCGCGGGGGCGCTGGCGGGCCTGTCGAAAGGCGACCGTGACGTGCTGCTGCTGGTGGCCTGGGGCGAGCTGGCCTACGAGGAGGTGGCGTCGGCGCTCGGCGTGCCGATCGGAACCGTCCGCTCCCGCCTGCACCGGGCGCGCAAGAAGGCCAGGGCCGCCCTCGGCGGCGACGATCCGACGAGAGAGGCCTCCTGA